One window from the genome of Fervidobacterium thailandense encodes:
- a CDS encoding glycoside hydrolase family 57 protein, with product MPRGQIVFVLHAHLPYVHHPEYPFFLEEQWLFEAMTETYIPLLKMFRNLERDKVPFKLTMSITPPLMEMLAHPDLQRKYERRLTQLIELAGKEVQRTAYEHPLKHKMARFYLEEFQEALHLFRDVYNGNLLGAFRDYMSKGYLDIITCNATHGYLPFMEQYPQAIRAQLEQAVKTYERHMGVKPRGIWLAECAYFPGLDKYLAEYGLEYFFVDSHGLWYADERPRYGVYRPVITPNNVFVFARDPESSEQVWSAQIGYPGDSRYREFYRDIGFDREYEYIKPYIDPSGVRINTGIKYHKITSKELPLEAKQLYDIDEAKQAAYEHARDFLRKKEMQVEYLLNLFDGLEPIIVAPFDAELFGHWWFEGPYFLEYFMREAARSTKLRVVRACDVVDWIEKVQIVTPAASSWGANGYNEVWLNGTNDWIYPHLHEMVEKMTEMAQQHASETDPVKIRVLNQMVRELLLAQSSDWAFIMTTRTSVDYAVNRTKTHVKRFLNLYEMLKSGNIDVGELQRLEYVDDIFPDADYRMYLKL from the coding sequence GAAGAGCAGTGGTTATTTGAAGCGATGACCGAAACTTACATACCGTTACTGAAGATGTTCAGAAACCTTGAAAGGGACAAGGTGCCATTCAAGCTCACCATGTCGATTACCCCACCACTGATGGAAATGCTTGCCCATCCAGATCTCCAGCGGAAATACGAAAGAAGGCTAACCCAGTTGATAGAGCTTGCCGGAAAAGAAGTTCAGAGGACAGCGTACGAACATCCTTTAAAACATAAGATGGCAAGGTTTTATCTTGAGGAATTTCAAGAGGCACTGCATCTTTTCAGAGACGTTTACAACGGCAACCTGCTTGGTGCGTTCAGGGATTACATGTCAAAAGGCTATTTGGACATCATAACTTGTAACGCTACGCACGGTTACCTTCCTTTCATGGAACAGTATCCGCAAGCCATCCGTGCACAATTGGAACAGGCTGTAAAGACGTACGAACGTCACATGGGTGTAAAACCGAGGGGGATTTGGCTTGCAGAGTGTGCCTACTTCCCTGGCTTGGATAAGTATTTAGCGGAGTACGGACTTGAATATTTCTTTGTTGATTCACATGGTCTTTGGTACGCAGACGAAAGACCAAGGTACGGTGTGTACCGCCCTGTCATCACCCCGAACAACGTCTTCGTCTTTGCAAGAGATCCGGAGAGCTCCGAACAGGTTTGGAGTGCGCAGATAGGTTATCCTGGTGACTCAAGATATAGGGAGTTTTACAGGGATATTGGTTTTGACAGAGAGTACGAATACATCAAACCTTACATTGATCCAAGTGGGGTTAGAATCAACACGGGGATCAAGTACCATAAGATTACTTCAAAGGAACTTCCGCTTGAGGCTAAGCAACTTTACGACATTGACGAGGCCAAACAAGCCGCGTACGAGCACGCTCGGGACTTCCTCAGAAAAAAGGAGATGCAGGTGGAATACCTATTAAACCTCTTCGATGGACTTGAACCGATCATCGTTGCCCCGTTCGATGCGGAACTGTTTGGACATTGGTGGTTCGAAGGGCCGTACTTCCTGGAGTACTTCATGCGCGAAGCTGCACGCAGTACGAAACTGAGAGTTGTTCGTGCCTGCGATGTAGTTGACTGGATTGAAAAAGTCCAAATCGTCACACCCGCGGCCTCCAGCTGGGGAGCAAACGGTTACAACGAAGTCTGGCTGAACGGCACAAACGACTGGATATACCCGCATTTACACGAAATGGTCGAGAAGATGACGGAGATGGCCCAGCAACACGCGAGTGAAACCGACCCTGTGAAGATTAGGGTTCTAAATCAGATGGTTAGGGAGTTATTGCTTGCCCAATCAAGTGACTGGGCGTTTATCATGACCACCCGCACGAGTGTAGATTACGCAGTTAACAGAACCAAAACCCACGTGAAACGATTTTTAAACTTGTACGAGATGCTCAAGAGTGGTAATATAGACGTTGGGGAGTTGCAGAGGCTCGAGTACGTGGACGACATCTTTCCCGACGCCGATTACCGCATGTACTTAAAGTTGTGA
- a CDS encoding 2-oxoacid:acceptor oxidoreductase family protein has protein sequence MPGKLFEVRWHGRAGQGAKSASQMLAEAALDMGKYIQAFPEYGAERTGAPMKAFNRISDEPILLHSSVEKPDLVVVIDDTLLGNPDIVAGTDENTIMIVNTVRDSNWVRQKSGFKGKICVVKATDIALEELGRGTPNTVMLGAIARVTGVIELKYVEEKIRDMFLKKFGEEVVQKNIRALHRGYEEVRCDA, from the coding sequence GTGCCTGGTAAACTATTCGAAGTCAGATGGCACGGCCGTGCTGGTCAAGGTGCGAAAAGTGCTTCTCAAATGCTCGCAGAAGCGGCACTGGACATGGGAAAATACATTCAAGCGTTTCCGGAGTACGGTGCGGAACGAACCGGTGCCCCGATGAAAGCATTCAACAGAATCTCTGATGAGCCTATTCTCCTCCATTCTTCAGTTGAAAAACCGGACCTCGTTGTAGTCATTGACGACACCCTTCTTGGAAATCCAGATATCGTTGCTGGGACAGATGAAAACACCATTATGATAGTCAACACTGTGAGAGACTCCAACTGGGTTAGGCAAAAGTCCGGCTTTAAAGGCAAGATCTGTGTCGTTAAGGCAACGGATATTGCCCTTGAAGAGCTCGGAAGGGGTACACCCAACACGGTTATGCTCGGTGCCATTGCCAGAGTTACCGGCGTCATCGAGCTGAAGTACGTTGAAGAAAAGATAAGGGACATGTTCTTAAAGAAGTTTGGTGAAGAGGTTGTTCAGAAGAACATCAGGGCACTTCACAGGGGATACGAAGAGGTGAGATGCGATGCCTGA
- a CDS encoding 4Fe-4S binding protein, protein MPELKGWKELPIGGIIVEPGNAKQYKTGTWRVLRPVYQPENCIHCMQCWLYCPDQAIVVEIVDGKPKMKGYNYYYCKGCGLCANVCPRSIDPKTKQPAPEEKRAIIMRPETDFAEE, encoded by the coding sequence ATGCCTGAACTGAAAGGATGGAAAGAACTGCCGATCGGTGGAATTATTGTTGAGCCTGGTAACGCAAAACAGTATAAAACGGGGACTTGGAGGGTCCTGAGACCTGTTTATCAACCTGAAAACTGCATCCACTGTATGCAGTGCTGGTTGTACTGCCCTGATCAGGCGATCGTTGTTGAAATTGTCGATGGTAAACCGAAGATGAAAGGATACAATTACTACTACTGTAAAGGTTGTGGCCTTTGTGCAAATGTCTGCCCAAGAAGCATTGATCCAAAGACGAAACAACCGGCACCTGAAGAAAAACGTGCAATAATCATGAGACCTGAAACTGATTTTGCCGAGGAATGA
- the porA gene encoding pyruvate synthase subunit PorA: MPTKQALTGAEAIAYAMKQINPDVVAAYPITPQTPVVEYFAKYVADGVVDTEMIPVESEHSAMSACVGAAAAGARAFTATAAVGLALMHEIVYIAASLRLPIVMAVANRALSGPINIHCDHSDAMAERDSGWIQLWAENVQEAYDFTVMAYRIGEHPDVRLPVMINFDGFIISHGVEVLETLDDDVVKNFVGKPIKMYSLLDTDHPVTYGPLDLYDYYFEHKRQQIEAMKHVPRVFKQVAEEFAKISGRKYDLVEEYMTDDAEYIMIALGSTAGTIKHTIKELRAEGKKVGLVKPWVFRPFPKFELQRILNGRKGVIVLDRSASFGAEAPLYEAVKSALYEVAVRPQLGSYVYGLGGRDITPAHIRQAFEDAFKGYLIADEERYLGLRE, encoded by the coding sequence ATGCCAACCAAACAAGCGCTTACGGGTGCAGAAGCAATAGCGTACGCAATGAAGCAGATAAATCCAGATGTTGTTGCCGCGTATCCGATAACACCGCAGACACCTGTGGTGGAATACTTTGCGAAGTATGTTGCCGACGGTGTTGTGGATACGGAGATGATCCCCGTTGAGAGTGAACACTCAGCGATGAGTGCGTGCGTTGGTGCTGCAGCAGCGGGTGCAAGGGCCTTTACGGCTACCGCAGCGGTGGGACTTGCACTGATGCACGAGATAGTGTACATCGCCGCTTCGTTGAGACTTCCAATTGTTATGGCTGTTGCAAACAGGGCCCTTTCAGGTCCAATCAACATTCACTGTGACCACAGCGATGCCATGGCCGAGAGGGATAGTGGTTGGATACAACTCTGGGCTGAAAACGTACAAGAAGCCTACGATTTCACGGTGATGGCGTACCGCATAGGAGAACACCCAGATGTTAGGCTCCCGGTCATGATAAACTTTGATGGATTCATTATTTCCCACGGTGTTGAGGTTCTTGAAACGTTGGATGACGACGTTGTCAAGAATTTCGTTGGAAAGCCAATAAAGATGTATTCACTTCTCGATACCGATCATCCAGTTACCTATGGTCCACTAGATCTGTACGACTATTACTTTGAGCACAAGCGTCAGCAAATCGAAGCGATGAAGCATGTGCCAAGGGTGTTCAAACAGGTCGCGGAAGAATTTGCGAAGATTTCCGGAAGAAAATACGATTTGGTCGAAGAATACATGACCGATGATGCTGAATACATAATGATTGCCCTCGGTTCTACAGCTGGTACGATTAAGCACACAATCAAGGAATTAAGGGCAGAGGGTAAAAAAGTCGGTTTGGTCAAGCCGTGGGTCTTCAGGCCGTTCCCGAAATTCGAGCTCCAAAGGATTTTGAACGGTAGAAAAGGCGTAATAGTGCTTGACCGTTCTGCGTCTTTCGGAGCAGAAGCTCCTCTCTACGAAGCTGTTAAATCCGCCTTGTACGAAGTTGCCGTTAGACCGCAACTGGGTAGCTACGTCTACGGTCTCGGTGGTAGGGACATAACACCCGCACACATCAGACAAGCGTTCGAGGATGCGTTCAAAGGCTACCTGATTGCGGATGAAGAGAGATACCTTGGTTTGAGAGAGTAA
- a CDS encoding thiamine pyrophosphate-dependent enzyme produces the protein MPLNAIELAKLFHDKNPGITPGHRMCPGCAAPVVVKFALMTAIAKGYHPVVGLATGCLEVSTTIYPYTAWNVPYIHNAFENVAATISGVETAFRAAKKRGEIPPDKKLAFFAFAGDGGTYDIGLQSLSGAVERGHKFIYIVYDNEGYMNTGNQRSGATPPGSDTTTAPVGKRIPGKLQLKKNIVEIMAAHENVYVATVAISEPIDFMRKIEKALEFDGPAFIAAHSACVRFWRVNDDKAVESSKLAIETLYWPLYEVERGVYRVTKKVTNPRPVEEYIRAQGRFRPLLARPDAKEIIEELQQYVTSRYERLLALEEITKDKPLRGPWAKEDIQTDEHAM, from the coding sequence ATGCCACTGAATGCTATAGAACTTGCAAAACTGTTCCACGACAAAAATCCCGGAATAACTCCAGGTCACAGAATGTGCCCGGGTTGTGCTGCACCAGTAGTCGTTAAATTCGCACTGATGACCGCCATAGCGAAAGGCTACCATCCAGTTGTTGGATTGGCAACAGGTTGTCTTGAAGTCTCCACCACGATTTACCCGTACACTGCCTGGAACGTGCCGTATATTCACAACGCATTTGAAAACGTGGCAGCAACAATAAGTGGCGTTGAAACGGCCTTTAGGGCTGCGAAAAAGCGCGGGGAGATACCCCCAGACAAGAAACTTGCGTTCTTCGCTTTCGCAGGTGACGGTGGAACTTACGATATAGGTCTTCAATCACTCTCCGGTGCTGTTGAACGTGGACACAAGTTCATTTACATCGTTTACGACAACGAAGGTTACATGAACACCGGTAACCAGAGATCCGGCGCGACACCTCCGGGTTCTGATACAACAACTGCACCGGTTGGAAAGAGGATTCCCGGAAAGCTCCAGCTAAAGAAGAACATCGTTGAAATAATGGCTGCTCACGAAAATGTTTACGTTGCAACCGTGGCCATCTCCGAACCTATCGACTTCATGAGGAAGATAGAGAAAGCTCTTGAATTCGACGGTCCTGCTTTTATTGCTGCGCATTCCGCGTGTGTGAGGTTCTGGAGGGTAAACGATGATAAAGCTGTTGAAAGCTCAAAACTCGCAATTGAAACACTTTATTGGCCACTTTACGAGGTTGAGCGTGGTGTTTACAGAGTAACCAAAAAAGTAACCAATCCGAGACCAGTAGAAGAATACATCAGAGCGCAGGGAAGGTTCAGACCACTCCTTGCAAGACCGGATGCGAAAGAAATCATCGAGGAACTCCAGCAGTACGTAACCTCCAGGTACGAAAGGTTACTTGCACTCGAAGAAATAACGAAGGACAAACCTCTAAGGGGTCCATGGGCAAAAGAGGACATTCAAACTGACGAACACGCAATGTAA
- a CDS encoding aspartate-semialdehyde dehydrogenase — MRIAIVGATGAVGRNMVAVLENTELTVDELHLFASERSAGQRLSFRGVELPVEKLAEDVFARGYDYVLFSAGSDVAKHFAPIAAHYSNLVIDNSSAFRMDPAIPLVVPEINGHLLRGYRGIVANPNCSTIQMLLALYRIHDRYQLSEIFVSTYQSVSGAGYKGISEYEQQLGGVYEPRVFVKQIAHNVIPLIGDLRDDISQEEWKMINETRKILNSRALNVYPTTVRVPVRIGHSEAIIARTLFPIMSKADLIETISSGENVVVTEDIVTPVDVAGNDLTYVCRIRLFDAHTFGAWVVADNLRVGAATNAVRILLKHLSLNLSRNQVMQSC; from the coding sequence ATGCGTATTGCGATAGTGGGAGCAACTGGCGCGGTTGGTAGGAACATGGTAGCAGTGCTTGAGAACACTGAGCTGACTGTTGACGAACTCCACCTGTTTGCTTCAGAACGTTCCGCAGGGCAAAGACTAAGCTTCCGGGGGGTCGAACTGCCGGTCGAAAAACTGGCAGAAGACGTTTTTGCCCGAGGTTATGACTACGTCCTCTTCTCGGCAGGTTCTGACGTTGCGAAACATTTTGCCCCAATTGCCGCGCATTATAGCAACCTGGTAATCGACAACTCATCGGCTTTCAGGATGGATCCAGCCATACCCCTTGTTGTTCCAGAAATAAACGGGCATTTGTTGAGAGGTTATCGCGGGATCGTTGCGAATCCAAATTGCTCAACGATCCAAATGCTTCTGGCACTGTATAGAATTCACGACAGGTACCAACTTTCGGAGATATTCGTTTCAACCTACCAATCCGTTTCTGGTGCCGGTTACAAGGGGATTTCCGAATATGAACAACAACTTGGAGGTGTTTACGAGCCGAGGGTCTTTGTAAAACAGATTGCCCACAACGTGATTCCTCTGATTGGTGATTTGAGAGACGATATTTCCCAAGAAGAATGGAAGATGATCAACGAAACCAGGAAAATTTTGAACTCGAGAGCGCTGAACGTTTACCCCACGACCGTAAGAGTACCGGTTCGAATTGGTCATTCCGAAGCGATCATAGCGCGAACGCTGTTCCCTATCATGTCGAAGGCCGATTTGATAGAGACCATCTCCAGCGGAGAAAATGTCGTGGTAACGGAGGATATTGTAACCCCCGTTGATGTAGCGGGAAATGATTTGACATACGTATGTCGAATCAGGTTATTCGACGCGCACACGTTCGGTGCATGGGTCGTTGCGGACAACTTGAGAGTCGGAGCAGCTACCAACGCTGTTCGGATCTTACTGAAGCACCTGAGTTTGAATTTATCACGCAACCAAGTGATGCAAAGCTGCTGA
- the dapF gene encoding diaminopimelate epimerase, producing the protein MDGILRISPYTATGNTFVVVELLRESALTDEEKSQIVIDVVGERDGVIFVERSGEGLSFRMDYFNRDGRRAAFCGNGARVFARYLRDKYGLFGDLRFETSVGFLHAIVGEEVKVEMPRPRIDREIMEVLDDVPLVGKLVIVGVPHLTFKVTHKVTYERVWTEEDLFEHLMKYAPELRRKYDANVNFYRVLATGHIKVRTYERGVERETFSCGSGVTACAYVYAMENVSSLNHSETRNGYVVHVTTRGGLLKVHFETDGLYLSGGVVNE; encoded by the coding sequence ATGGACGGTATTTTGCGCATTTCTCCGTACACCGCAACGGGTAATACATTTGTTGTCGTAGAGCTTTTGCGCGAATCAGCACTTACAGACGAAGAGAAGTCCCAAATTGTGATTGATGTTGTTGGCGAGAGGGATGGGGTCATTTTCGTCGAGCGTTCCGGTGAAGGTTTAAGTTTCCGGATGGACTATTTTAACAGAGATGGAAGAAGGGCTGCGTTTTGTGGTAATGGTGCGAGGGTATTCGCAAGATATTTGCGGGATAAATATGGACTCTTTGGTGACCTTCGGTTTGAAACATCGGTTGGTTTCCTACACGCAATTGTCGGTGAAGAGGTCAAGGTAGAAATGCCAAGACCAAGAATTGATAGGGAAATTATGGAAGTTCTTGATGACGTACCTCTTGTTGGGAAACTTGTAATCGTCGGTGTTCCACATTTAACTTTTAAAGTCACACACAAGGTTACCTACGAAAGGGTCTGGACGGAGGAAGATTTGTTCGAGCACTTGATGAAGTATGCTCCCGAGTTAAGACGCAAATACGACGCAAACGTAAATTTTTACCGCGTTCTTGCTACGGGACATATCAAAGTGCGTACCTACGAACGTGGTGTGGAACGTGAAACGTTTTCGTGTGGCTCGGGAGTAACCGCCTGCGCGTACGTTTATGCTATGGAAAATGTCTCCAGTCTGAACCATAGTGAAACTCGTAATGGCTATGTTGTTCACGTTACCACTCGTGGAGGATTACTCAAGGTTCATTTTGAGACTGATGGACTCTATCTTTCGGGGGGTGTAGTGAATGAGTGA
- the dapA gene encoding 4-hydroxy-tetrahydrodipicolinate synthase: MFSGVGTAIVTPFKDGEVDYQAYERLVRWQVESGVSAIIVAGTTGEGATLTVDERNRLTSLTKEICGAAVQVIVGTGTNDTRKTLELSKNAQQHGADAVLIVTPYYNKPTQEGLYAHYRFLSERLDIPIVIYNVPSRTGVNISPETVARLASDCPNIVAIKEANPDVSQSDEIYRLTRGMNFYIYSGNDDRAFHMMCAGAKGVISVASNVIPRAMVEMTQAVLNGDVKTALEIHVRYLKLMKLLFIETNPIPVKAMLSLMGFIQNELRLPLVPASQQTIDKLSQALKELGI, encoded by the coding sequence ATGTTCAGCGGCGTTGGTACGGCTATAGTTACGCCATTTAAGGATGGTGAAGTGGATTATCAAGCATACGAAAGGCTTGTCCGCTGGCAGGTGGAGAGTGGTGTTAGTGCCATCATCGTTGCGGGTACAACTGGCGAAGGTGCAACATTAACAGTTGACGAGAGAAACAGGTTAACTTCCTTGACGAAAGAAATTTGCGGGGCTGCTGTCCAAGTCATTGTAGGTACCGGGACAAACGATACACGAAAAACGCTCGAACTTTCAAAAAACGCACAACAACATGGTGCAGATGCGGTGCTGATAGTGACTCCGTATTACAACAAACCAACACAGGAAGGTTTGTACGCACACTACAGATTCCTCTCCGAACGACTCGATATTCCCATCGTTATTTACAACGTTCCCTCACGAACTGGCGTGAACATCTCTCCTGAAACCGTCGCACGCCTCGCGTCTGACTGTCCAAACATCGTGGCAATCAAAGAAGCAAATCCCGATGTAAGTCAGTCAGACGAGATCTACCGTTTGACCCGTGGGATGAACTTCTACATATACTCGGGTAACGACGATCGCGCATTCCATATGATGTGTGCTGGTGCCAAAGGTGTGATTTCCGTTGCCTCGAACGTCATACCAAGGGCGATGGTTGAGATGACACAGGCAGTTTTAAATGGGGACGTGAAGACGGCTCTCGAGATTCACGTTAGGTACCTCAAGCTTATGAAATTACTCTTCATCGAAACCAACCCCATTCCTGTGAAGGCTATGCTTTCGCTCATGGGTTTTATCCAGAACGAACTCAGGTTACCACTTGTTCCCGCCTCTCAACAGACGATTGATAAGCTTTCGCAGGCTCTGAAGGAGTTGGGAATATGA
- a CDS encoding 4-hydroxy-tetrahydrodipicolinate reductase: MKYGLVGAKGKMGKEIRELFSSHGDDLVLEVDVDHFVERGIPEVIVDFSSPNAVPTTVELCKRYSAHLVIGTTALTQEHFELLRELGQHVAVVQSFNFSEGIAIFQKLLRNFSRLFTDWDCWIVETHHNQKKDAPSGTALMLKREVGREVPISSLRIGGIFGEHVVYFANANEVFEIKHSALSRKVFASGARKAALFCLKAKKGFYNFLDVLEGGIEHG, encoded by the coding sequence ATGAAATATGGTCTTGTTGGTGCGAAGGGTAAGATGGGGAAAGAGATAAGAGAACTTTTTTCAAGCCACGGGGATGATCTTGTTCTCGAAGTAGATGTTGATCATTTCGTAGAGAGGGGCATTCCCGAAGTTATCGTTGACTTTTCTTCCCCAAATGCCGTCCCAACTACCGTTGAATTATGTAAGAGATACTCGGCGCACTTAGTGATAGGAACAACCGCACTCACTCAAGAGCATTTTGAACTACTTCGGGAACTTGGCCAGCACGTTGCAGTTGTCCAAAGTTTCAATTTTTCCGAAGGAATAGCGATATTTCAGAAGTTGCTAAGAAACTTCTCTCGTCTGTTTACGGACTGGGATTGCTGGATTGTTGAAACACATCACAACCAGAAAAAAGATGCACCATCTGGTACTGCCCTAATGTTAAAGCGCGAAGTTGGTAGAGAGGTCCCGATAAGTTCTTTGAGGATAGGTGGGATCTTTGGAGAGCATGTTGTTTACTTTGCCAACGCCAACGAAGTTTTCGAAATAAAACATTCGGCCTTATCACGGAAAGTTTTCGCAAGCGGTGCAAGAAAGGCTGCCCTCTTTTGTTTGAAGGCAAAGAAGGGATTCTACAACTTCCTCGATGTCCTCGAAGGAGGTATTGAGCATGGATAA
- the dapD gene encoding 2,3,4,5-tetrahydropyridine-2,6-dicarboxylate N-acetyltransferase — protein sequence MTSEEIIELIAKSKKKDLVRVYASGNFSDPAVLENFEGYGSEFEFVGGKDFGVFFGNYEFIRPVLESGLVHAYKMEYLARRSAIPLSDISKFNARIEPGAIIREHVEIGDNAIIMMGAVINIGAVIGEGTMIDMNVVVGARARIGKYCHIGAGSVIAGVVEPPSAKPVVIGDRVVIGANAVVLEGVTVGDGAVVAAGAVVVNDVPPRTVVAGVPARVIKTVDEKTESKTQILEILRGDSSGGGRT from the coding sequence CTGACGAGCGAGGAGATAATAGAGCTTATTGCCAAGAGTAAGAAGAAGGATCTTGTGAGGGTGTACGCTTCTGGGAATTTTTCGGATCCTGCGGTATTAGAAAATTTTGAAGGATACGGAAGCGAGTTTGAATTTGTCGGTGGAAAAGATTTCGGTGTTTTCTTTGGAAATTATGAATTTATCCGCCCCGTGCTCGAGAGTGGACTTGTTCACGCGTACAAAATGGAGTACCTGGCCAGACGTTCCGCAATCCCACTGTCGGATATTTCAAAATTCAACGCCCGAATTGAGCCAGGTGCAATTATTCGAGAACACGTAGAAATAGGCGATAACGCCATCATCATGATGGGGGCGGTCATCAACATAGGAGCTGTCATCGGTGAAGGTACGATGATTGATATGAACGTTGTGGTCGGTGCCAGGGCGCGGATAGGTAAATACTGCCACATCGGCGCTGGTAGCGTTATTGCAGGCGTAGTTGAGCCACCGAGTGCAAAACCGGTGGTCATAGGTGATCGTGTAGTCATTGGGGCCAACGCCGTTGTATTGGAGGGTGTAACGGTCGGAGATGGCGCAGTAGTTGCAGCTGGAGCTGTTGTTGTCAACGATGTACCACCACGTACAGTAGTTGCAGGTGTACCCGCCAGAGTTATAAAAACTGTCGACGAAAAGACCGAAAGTAAGACGCAAATTTTGGAGATTCTCAGGGGAGATAGCAGCGGAGGTGGGCGGACTTGA
- a CDS encoding aspartate kinase, translated as MKVIVQKYGGSSVADPERIKNVANRIARKVRDGFKLVVVVSAMGKTTDQLIALAKSVSDRPDERELDMLLTTGEQVSCALVAMALKDLGIRAISLNAFQAKILTTRHHTNARILDISLSHLKEYLKDHDVLVITGFQGVTEDGHYTTLGRGGSDTSAVALAAKLKCDCEIYSDVPGVYSCDPKLVNRPKKWPYITYDDMLELAATGAKVLHSRAVEIAKKYGVKIYCGSSFTEEEGTWVVDRLPEWLEEPVVTGVSLERNQVKVTITDLTNDAAIVSDIFKRVADRGINVDMISLVKNGERTHVSFTVVPDKLDGIKELLDDTLSDYGAKYHFFGSFAKITVVGTGMRSSYGVASKLLEILSGEGIEPEIVTTSEIKISVLVPEEHAQKLVEKICYAFSLVEE; from the coding sequence TTGAAGGTAATCGTCCAAAAGTACGGTGGATCCTCGGTTGCTGATCCGGAGAGAATCAAAAACGTTGCGAATCGCATCGCACGAAAAGTACGTGATGGATTCAAGCTAGTAGTTGTCGTCTCCGCCATGGGGAAGACAACGGATCAGTTAATTGCACTTGCAAAGAGTGTTTCGGATCGACCAGATGAGAGGGAACTTGATATGTTGCTCACAACGGGTGAACAGGTCTCTTGCGCACTTGTGGCGATGGCTCTAAAGGATCTTGGAATTAGGGCCATATCTCTCAACGCTTTTCAGGCAAAAATACTAACAACCAGACACCACACAAACGCACGCATTTTGGATATAAGTCTGTCTCATCTCAAAGAATACCTCAAAGACCACGATGTGTTAGTCATCACTGGCTTCCAAGGTGTTACGGAAGATGGTCATTACACGACACTCGGTAGAGGAGGTTCCGATACATCTGCAGTAGCCTTAGCTGCGAAGCTGAAATGTGACTGTGAGATATACAGCGACGTTCCAGGAGTGTACAGTTGCGACCCCAAACTCGTTAACCGTCCAAAAAAGTGGCCCTACATCACATACGATGACATGCTCGAACTTGCAGCTACCGGTGCAAAAGTACTCCATTCGAGAGCGGTAGAAATTGCAAAGAAATATGGCGTCAAGATCTACTGTGGTTCATCCTTCACGGAAGAGGAGGGAACGTGGGTGGTGGACAGACTTCCAGAGTGGCTCGAAGAACCGGTCGTGACAGGTGTAAGTCTTGAGAGAAACCAAGTGAAAGTAACTATAACCGATTTGACCAACGATGCCGCGATCGTGTCAGATATTTTTAAGAGAGTTGCCGATAGAGGAATTAACGTGGACATGATTTCCTTGGTAAAGAACGGTGAAAGAACACACGTCTCATTCACGGTCGTGCCGGATAAACTCGATGGAATAAAAGAATTGCTTGATGATACTCTCAGTGATTACGGTGCGAAGTACCATTTCTTCGGTAGTTTTGCCAAAATCACGGTTGTAGGTACAGGGATGCGTTCAAGTTACGGAGTAGCGTCAAAACTGTTGGAAATCTTGTCCGGAGAGGGAATAGAGCCGGAAATCGTGACTACTTCTGAAATAAAGATCTCCGTCCTTGTACCGGAAGAACACGCTCAAAAACTTGTGGAGAAAATATGTTACGCTTTTTCGCTTGTTGAGGAATGA